Proteins encoded by one window of Microplitis demolitor isolate Queensland-Clemson2020A chromosome 6, iyMicDemo2.1a, whole genome shotgun sequence:
- the LOC103573935 gene encoding retinoid-inducible serine carboxypeptidase-like isoform X1, with protein sequence MKWIWIMTLLSTFLVQVAESSKVGKVGFGPGKQDWGHVTVRPGAQMFWWLYYVNPPTINTLDSFNVFEKPLIIWLQGGPGVSGTGYGNFHEFGPLDLNLKRRNHTWVNDYNVLLIDNPVGVGFSFVENDSLMAKNNTQIAQDLVICIKKFLETIPEFGNVPTYIVGESYGGKMAVEFALLWSQAQNNGNIRSKLKGLAIGDSPISFRKIVRSLPSYLLNMGLIDRIDQRDINRSVNKILISITKEKWVDAFANYKNMWNTIYNVVDNVDVYNILKKTNPTNNSSNNYNFPQVKSPSNPVNISSLIQKLMENDVKKALGLNGTYNLYSNRVSMKLMNDYMKPVTDIVERLLLKTDLKIFVYTGQFDMVVPSPSTLAWMRKLKWNNAKAWRQASRVSFSVNNIIEGFVKEYGNLKLYWINRSGHMVPRDNPIAMKVVLHDLTFDVNEK encoded by the exons atgaAGTGGATATGGATCATGACTTtactttcaacttttttagTACAGG TAGCAGAGAGTAGCAAAGTTGGAAAAGTAGGTTTCGGTCCCGGTAAACAAGACTGGGGACACGTGACAGTAAGACCAGGTGCTCAAATGTTTTGGTGGCTGTATTACGTGAACCCTCCAACAATTAATACACTAGACAGTTTCAATGTATTTGAGAAGCCTTTAATTATTTGGCTACAAGGAGGTCCAGGAGTATCCGGAACTGGCTATGGAAATTTTCACGAATTTGGTCCACTTGATCTCAATCTCAAACGGAGAAATCACACATGGGTAAACGACTACAATGTCTTATTGATTGATAACCCAGTAGGTGTCGGGTTCAGTTTTGTGGAAAATGATTCATTGATGGCAAAAAACAACACGCAGATCGCTCAAGATCTTGTGATctgtatcaaaaaatttttggaaaccATCCCGGAGTTTGGAAACGTTCCTACTTACATCGTAGGAGAATCTTACGGTGGAAAAATGGCTGTGGAATTCGCTCTTCTTTGGTCTCAG gCTCAAAATAATGGAAATATCCGAAGCAAATTGAAAGGACTCGCTATAGGTGATTCGCCTATCTCATTTCGTAAAATAGTTCGCTCTCTACCTTCGTATCTCCTAAATATG GGTTTGATAGACAGAATTGATCAACGTGACATTAATAGATCAGTTAATAAAATCCTAATATCAATTACTAAAGAAAAATGGGTTGATGCATttgcaaattataaaaatatgtggaATACCATTTATAATGTTGTAGATAATGTCGATGTCTATAAcatcttaaaaaaaacgaatCCAACTAATAACAGttccaataattataattttcctCAAGTGAAATCCCCTTCGAATCCAGTTAATATTTCTAgtctaattcaaaaattgatggAAAATGACGTCAAGAAAGCTCTTGGTCTCAATGGCACCTACAATTTGTATTCAAATCGTGTGTCCATGAAGTTGATGAATGATTACATGAAACCTGTTACTGATATTG ttgaaAGACTATTGTTGAAAAcagatctgaaaatttttgtctataCTGGTCAGTTTGATATGGTAGTTCCGTCACCTAGTACTCTTGCTTGGATGAGAAAACTCAAATGGAATAACGCTAAAGCATGGCGGCAAGCCTCAAGAGTGTCATTTTCTGTCAACAATATTATCGAAGGATTCGTTAAAGAGTATGGGAATTTAAAACTGTATTGGATCAATCGATCAGGACACATG GTGCCGCGGGACAATCCAATTGCTATGAAAGTAGTGTTACATGATTTAACTTTTgatgtaaatgaaaaataa
- the LOC103573935 gene encoding retinoid-inducible serine carboxypeptidase-like isoform X2: MKWIWIMTLLSTFLVQAESSKVGKVGFGPGKQDWGHVTVRPGAQMFWWLYYVNPPTINTLDSFNVFEKPLIIWLQGGPGVSGTGYGNFHEFGPLDLNLKRRNHTWVNDYNVLLIDNPVGVGFSFVENDSLMAKNNTQIAQDLVICIKKFLETIPEFGNVPTYIVGESYGGKMAVEFALLWSQAQNNGNIRSKLKGLAIGDSPISFRKIVRSLPSYLLNMGLIDRIDQRDINRSVNKILISITKEKWVDAFANYKNMWNTIYNVVDNVDVYNILKKTNPTNNSSNNYNFPQVKSPSNPVNISSLIQKLMENDVKKALGLNGTYNLYSNRVSMKLMNDYMKPVTDIVERLLLKTDLKIFVYTGQFDMVVPSPSTLAWMRKLKWNNAKAWRQASRVSFSVNNIIEGFVKEYGNLKLYWINRSGHMVPRDNPIAMKVVLHDLTFDVNEK; this comes from the exons atgaAGTGGATATGGATCATGACTTtactttcaacttttttagTACAGG CAGAGAGTAGCAAAGTTGGAAAAGTAGGTTTCGGTCCCGGTAAACAAGACTGGGGACACGTGACAGTAAGACCAGGTGCTCAAATGTTTTGGTGGCTGTATTACGTGAACCCTCCAACAATTAATACACTAGACAGTTTCAATGTATTTGAGAAGCCTTTAATTATTTGGCTACAAGGAGGTCCAGGAGTATCCGGAACTGGCTATGGAAATTTTCACGAATTTGGTCCACTTGATCTCAATCTCAAACGGAGAAATCACACATGGGTAAACGACTACAATGTCTTATTGATTGATAACCCAGTAGGTGTCGGGTTCAGTTTTGTGGAAAATGATTCATTGATGGCAAAAAACAACACGCAGATCGCTCAAGATCTTGTGATctgtatcaaaaaatttttggaaaccATCCCGGAGTTTGGAAACGTTCCTACTTACATCGTAGGAGAATCTTACGGTGGAAAAATGGCTGTGGAATTCGCTCTTCTTTGGTCTCAG gCTCAAAATAATGGAAATATCCGAAGCAAATTGAAAGGACTCGCTATAGGTGATTCGCCTATCTCATTTCGTAAAATAGTTCGCTCTCTACCTTCGTATCTCCTAAATATG GGTTTGATAGACAGAATTGATCAACGTGACATTAATAGATCAGTTAATAAAATCCTAATATCAATTACTAAAGAAAAATGGGTTGATGCATttgcaaattataaaaatatgtggaATACCATTTATAATGTTGTAGATAATGTCGATGTCTATAAcatcttaaaaaaaacgaatCCAACTAATAACAGttccaataattataattttcctCAAGTGAAATCCCCTTCGAATCCAGTTAATATTTCTAgtctaattcaaaaattgatggAAAATGACGTCAAGAAAGCTCTTGGTCTCAATGGCACCTACAATTTGTATTCAAATCGTGTGTCCATGAAGTTGATGAATGATTACATGAAACCTGTTACTGATATTG ttgaaAGACTATTGTTGAAAAcagatctgaaaatttttgtctataCTGGTCAGTTTGATATGGTAGTTCCGTCACCTAGTACTCTTGCTTGGATGAGAAAACTCAAATGGAATAACGCTAAAGCATGGCGGCAAGCCTCAAGAGTGTCATTTTCTGTCAACAATATTATCGAAGGATTCGTTAAAGAGTATGGGAATTTAAAACTGTATTGGATCAATCGATCAGGACACATG GTGCCGCGGGACAATCCAATTGCTATGAAAGTAGTGTTACATGATTTAACTTTTgatgtaaatgaaaaataa